A stretch of Arthrobacter sp. NEB 688 DNA encodes these proteins:
- a CDS encoding SDR family oxidoreductase, producing MTTPLLGVTGSTGAVGGRVARDLADRGLAQRLVVRDASRAPRLDGAEVATASYRDGDSMRAALDGVEVLLFVSASESADRMTEHATAVRAAAEAGVRHVVYTSFLGASADCTFTLGRDHWATEGLIRESGMAHTFLRDSLYLDFLPLMAGEDGVIRGPAGDGRLGAVAREDVARVATAALLDPAAHAGRTYDLTGPEALSFTEIAATIADVTGRDVTFHDETVEEAYASRAPYDAPGWQLDAWVSTYTAVHAGELDVVTDHVEQVTGRAPTSLRDLLSRG from the coding sequence GTGACCACGCCCCTGCTCGGCGTCACCGGCTCGACCGGCGCCGTCGGCGGCCGCGTCGCCCGTGACCTGGCCGACCGAGGCCTGGCCCAACGCCTCGTCGTCCGGGACGCCTCTCGCGCACCGCGACTCGACGGAGCCGAGGTCGCCACCGCGTCCTACCGCGACGGCGACTCGATGCGCGCCGCCCTCGACGGCGTCGAGGTGCTGCTCTTCGTCTCGGCGTCCGAGTCCGCCGACCGGATGACCGAGCACGCGACCGCCGTCCGGGCCGCCGCCGAGGCCGGTGTCCGCCACGTCGTCTACACCTCGTTCCTCGGTGCCTCCGCGGACTGCACCTTCACGCTGGGCCGCGACCACTGGGCGACCGAGGGGCTGATCCGCGAGAGCGGGATGGCGCACACGTTCCTGCGCGACAGCCTCTACCTCGACTTCCTGCCGCTCATGGCCGGCGAGGACGGTGTCATCCGCGGCCCGGCCGGCGACGGCCGCCTCGGTGCCGTCGCACGCGAGGACGTCGCCCGCGTGGCGACGGCCGCCCTCCTCGACCCCGCGGCGCACGCAGGTCGCACCTACGACCTCACCGGCCCGGAGGCCCTCTCCTTCACCGAGATCGCCGCGACGATCGCCGACGTCACCGGCCGGGACGTCACGTTCCACGACGAGACCGTCGAGGAGGCCTACGCCTCGCGCGCGCCCTACGACGCGCCCGGTTGGCAGCTCGACGCGTGGGTGTCGACGTACACGGCCGTCCATGCCGGCGAGCTCGACGTCGTGACCGACCATGTCGAGCAGGTCACGGGAAGGGCGCCCACCTCGTTGCGGGACCTGCTGTCCCGCGGCTGA
- a CDS encoding SDR family oxidoreductase, which yields MTIVVTGATGQLGHLVVESLLRRGASPADVLATGRDADRLASLAGLGVRTAVVDYADTESLRSAFEGADRVLFVSGSEVGQRITQHGHVVEALRAADVGLVAYTSIAGADTSTMQLAAEHQATEQMLRDSGVPFVLLRNSWYLENYTPQIPTYLEHGAVVGAAGDGRVSAATRADYADAAAAVLLDADVTPETVFELGGPTFSLPELAAAVADASGREVVYRDVPEEDLVGILAGAGLPEPYARVLADSDRGIARGDLEVTSGDLERLIGHAPTSMRQAVDDAVAAQS from the coding sequence ATGACCATCGTCGTCACCGGCGCCACCGGCCAGCTCGGCCACCTCGTCGTCGAGTCCCTGCTGCGCCGCGGAGCCTCCCCCGCCGACGTCCTGGCCACCGGTCGCGACGCGGACCGCCTCGCCTCCCTCGCCGGCCTCGGCGTCCGCACGGCCGTCGTCGACTACGCCGACACCGAGTCCCTCCGCAGCGCGTTCGAGGGCGCCGACCGCGTCCTCTTCGTCTCCGGCAGCGAGGTCGGGCAGCGCATCACGCAGCACGGCCACGTCGTCGAGGCCCTGCGCGCCGCGGACGTCGGTCTCGTCGCCTACACGAGCATCGCGGGCGCCGACACCTCGACGATGCAGCTCGCCGCGGAGCACCAGGCGACCGAGCAGATGCTCCGCGACTCCGGCGTGCCCTTCGTCCTCCTGCGCAACAGCTGGTACCTCGAGAACTACACCCCCCAGATCCCGACCTACCTCGAGCACGGCGCCGTCGTCGGTGCGGCGGGCGACGGGCGGGTCAGCGCCGCCACGCGGGCCGACTACGCGGATGCGGCCGCCGCCGTCCTCCTCGACGCCGACGTGACCCCCGAGACGGTCTTCGAGCTCGGCGGCCCGACCTTCTCGCTCCCCGAGCTCGCCGCCGCGGTGGCCGACGCCTCCGGGCGCGAGGTCGTCTACCGCGACGTCCCGGAGGAGGACCTCGTCGGCATCCTCGCCGGCGCCGGCCTGCCCGAGCCCTACGCCCGCGTCCTCGCCGACTCCGACCGCGGCATCGCCCGCGGCGACCTCGAGGTGACGAGCGGCGACCTAGAGCGCCTCATCGGCCATGCCCCGACCTCGATGCGCCAGGCCGTCGACGACGCCGTCGCGGCGCAGTCGTGA
- a CDS encoding helix-turn-helix domain-containing protein — protein sequence MTVSGEVSDLRAIYPDGVIAAGCPSRTVLDHVTSKWGLLVLVSLTEGPLRWSELRRRADGVSEKMLAQTLRTLEADGFVHREAFPVIPPRVEYSLTTMGEELAGHLVPLLGWVAERAEGIVARSR from the coding sequence GTGACGGTGAGTGGCGAGGTCAGCGACCTGCGGGCGATCTACCCCGATGGTGTGATCGCCGCCGGGTGCCCGAGCCGGACCGTGCTCGACCACGTGACGAGCAAGTGGGGCCTGCTCGTCCTCGTGTCGTTGACGGAGGGGCCGCTGCGCTGGAGCGAGCTGCGGCGGCGGGCCGACGGCGTCAGCGAGAAGATGCTCGCGCAGACGTTGCGGACGCTCGAGGCCGACGGGTTCGTGCACCGCGAGGCCTTCCCGGTCATCCCGCCGCGCGTCGAGTACAGCCTGACGACGATGGGCGAGGAGCTGGCCGGGCACCTCGTGCCGCTGCTCGGCTGGGTCGCGGAGCGGGCCGAGGGGATCGTGGCGCGCTCGCGCTGA
- a CDS encoding DUF6318 family protein — protein sequence MTRGTRWVVAGVALGSLLLTGCDASGSGEPSPTPTAGATSASPSPSASPSASPTPSESGPQIPAAAREQTPAGAEAMLRYYLDSSGKAWMAPDPGLLDGLATSNCVTCRNLRSEATDLVAQGRRYAATPVEIDQLTRLSASKTQVVFEMRLQQRSVDIVDASGAAVDQQKAEALKRAARLLWREDRWLIDGISQ from the coding sequence ATGACGAGGGGAACGCGCTGGGTCGTCGCCGGTGTCGCGCTGGGGTCGCTGCTGCTCACCGGGTGCGACGCGTCGGGCAGCGGCGAGCCGTCGCCGACCCCGACGGCGGGTGCGACGTCCGCCAGCCCCAGCCCGTCGGCCTCGCCGAGTGCCAGCCCGACGCCGAGCGAGAGCGGGCCGCAGATCCCCGCGGCGGCCCGCGAGCAGACCCCCGCCGGTGCCGAGGCGATGCTGCGCTACTACCTGGACTCGTCGGGCAAGGCGTGGATGGCGCCGGACCCCGGATTACTTGATGGGTTGGCGACCAGCAACTGCGTGACGTGTAGGAATCTCAGGTCTGAAGCGACAGACCTAGTAGCCCAGGGACGTCGATATGCCGCTACTCCCGTCGAAATTGATCAACTGACACGCCTAAGCGCCAGCAAGACTCAGGTTGTCTTCGAGATGCGACTGCAGCAACGCAGTGTCGACATCGTTGACGCGTCTGGGGCCGCGGTTGATCAGCAGAAAGCAGAAGCGCTCAAGCGCGCGGCTCGACTGCTATGGCGGGAGGACCGATGGTTAATCGACGGCATCTCGCAATAG
- a CDS encoding OFA family MFS transporter, with protein MSATTTASRPSGSGLLSLLDRHHTVAPRDYNRWLIPPAALAIHLCIGQAYATSVYKASMVAHFDSSLTAVGLIFSIAIVMLGLSAAVLGTWVDRVGPRKAMFAAACAWSLGFLVGALGIATSQLWLVYLGYGVIGGIGLGIGYISPVSTLIKWFPDRPGLATGLAIMGFGGGAMVASPLSRQLLSFFDPEYDPSVSSSLASGHALTMLFVSLAVVYFLVMMIGVTNVRVPAPGWAPEGFDPSTLSDKSELITDRSVSAANAIRTPQFWLLWVVLFCNVTAGIGILEQAAPMIQDFFRSSDGTSSVAVAAAGGFVGLLSLFNMAGRFVWSTTSDKIGRKPIYMVYLGVGIVLYLVLALIGSTATAIFVLVAAIIISFYGGGFATVPAYLRDLFGTFQVGAIHGRLLTAWSAAGVAGPLIINGFLDAAGTPGKLTAADYRPALFTMVGVLAVGFVANLLVRPVASKFHEPEGRTTAATEEVVADEAEGSTARGGSLRVYLSWGVVLLLLAYGVVQTVLTAAKLFA; from the coding sequence ATGTCCGCCACCACCACCGCGAGCAGGCCCTCCGGCTCGGGCCTGCTGTCGCTGCTCGACCGCCACCACACAGTGGCGCCGCGCGACTACAACCGCTGGCTCATCCCGCCGGCGGCCCTGGCCATCCACCTGTGCATCGGGCAGGCCTACGCCACGAGCGTCTACAAGGCCTCGATGGTCGCCCACTTCGACAGCTCGCTCACCGCGGTCGGGCTGATCTTCTCGATCGCGATCGTCATGCTCGGCCTCTCGGCCGCCGTCCTCGGCACCTGGGTCGACCGCGTCGGGCCCCGCAAGGCGATGTTCGCGGCGGCGTGCGCGTGGTCGCTCGGCTTCCTCGTCGGGGCGCTCGGCATCGCGACGAGCCAGCTGTGGCTGGTCTACCTCGGCTACGGCGTCATCGGCGGGATCGGGCTGGGGATCGGCTACATCTCGCCGGTCTCGACGCTCATCAAGTGGTTCCCCGACCGGCCGGGGCTCGCGACGGGCCTGGCCATCATGGGCTTCGGCGGCGGCGCGATGGTGGCCTCGCCGCTCTCGCGGCAGCTGCTCTCGTTCTTCGACCCGGAGTACGACCCGTCGGTGTCGTCGTCCCTCGCGAGCGGGCACGCGCTGACGATGCTCTTCGTGAGCCTCGCGGTCGTGTACTTCCTCGTCATGATGATCGGCGTCACGAACGTCCGTGTGCCGGCGCCGGGTTGGGCGCCCGAGGGCTTCGACCCGTCGACGCTGTCCGACAAGAGCGAGCTCATCACCGACCGCAGCGTCTCGGCGGCCAACGCGATCCGCACGCCGCAGTTCTGGCTGCTGTGGGTCGTGCTGTTCTGCAACGTGACCGCCGGCATCGGCATCCTCGAGCAGGCCGCGCCGATGATCCAGGACTTCTTCCGCAGCTCCGACGGGACCTCGTCCGTGGCGGTCGCGGCGGCCGGCGGGTTCGTCGGCCTGCTGTCGCTGTTCAACATGGCCGGTCGCTTCGTGTGGTCGACGACGTCGGACAAGATCGGTCGCAAGCCGATCTACATGGTCTACCTCGGCGTCGGGATCGTCCTCTACCTCGTGCTCGCGCTCATCGGCTCGACGGCCACGGCGATCTTCGTCCTCGTCGCGGCGATCATCATCAGCTTCTACGGCGGCGGCTTCGCGACGGTGCCGGCGTACCTGCGCGACCTCTTCGGCACCTTCCAGGTCGGCGCCATCCACGGTCGGCTGCTCACCGCGTGGTCGGCGGCCGGGGTCGCCGGGCCGCTCATCATCAACGGGTTCCTCGACGCCGCCGGGACGCCGGGCAAGCTGACGGCGGCGGACTACCGTCCGGCGCTCTTCACGATGGTCGGGGTGCTGGCGGTCGGGTTCGTCGCCAACCTCCTCGTGCGCCCGGTCGCGTCGAAGTTCCACGAGCCGGAGGGCCGGACGACCGCGGCGACCGAGGAGGTCGTCGCCGACGAGGCCGAGGGCTCGACGGCGCGTGGTGGCTCGCTGCGGGTGTACCTGTCGTGGGGCGTCGTGCTGCTGCTCCTCGCGTACGGCGTGGTGCAGACTGTCCTCACGGCGGCCAAGCTCTTCGCTTGA
- a CDS encoding SprT-like domain-containing protein, giving the protein MDLQQALAMGRRLVREHGLDGWSVVADRAKTRAGVCRFGRRQIGISAPLTRLHSEDEVRDTLLHEIAHALVGPEHGHDEVWRSTAVRIGCSGERCVPADAPRVPGDWVGRCPAGHERSRHRAPTRVMSCGRCSRTFDAAHLFTWSYRGRPAPMPPRYAAELADLRRAALAPRAVAEPPCVGDEVEVSVGPWAGLVGEVELVGAVRCQVRVGDDLVALPLDAVRRLRSGQVA; this is encoded by the coding sequence ATGGACCTGCAGCAGGCGCTGGCGATGGGGCGACGGCTGGTCCGCGAGCACGGGCTGGACGGCTGGAGCGTCGTCGCCGACCGCGCGAAGACGCGGGCCGGGGTGTGCCGCTTCGGGCGTCGGCAGATCGGTATCAGCGCGCCGCTCACCCGGCTGCACTCGGAGGACGAGGTGCGCGACACCCTCCTCCACGAGATCGCCCACGCGCTCGTCGGCCCCGAGCACGGCCACGACGAGGTGTGGCGCTCGACCGCGGTGCGCATCGGATGCTCGGGGGAGCGGTGCGTGCCCGCCGACGCGCCCCGGGTCCCCGGTGACTGGGTGGGGCGCTGCCCGGCCGGGCACGAGCGCAGCCGCCACCGCGCGCCGACACGCGTGATGTCCTGTGGCCGCTGCTCGCGCACCTTCGACGCCGCCCACCTCTTCACGTGGAGCTACCGCGGCCGCCCGGCCCCCATGCCCCCGCGCTACGCGGCCGAGCTCGCCGACCTGCGCCGGGCGGCGCTCGCGCCCCGGGCCGTCGCCGAGCCGCCGTGTGTCGGCGACGAGGTCGAGGTGTCGGTCGGTCCGTGGGCGGGTCTCGTCGGCGAGGTCGAGCTCGTCGGGGCCGTCCGCTGCCAGGTGCGGGTCGGTGACGACCTCGTCGCCCTGCCGCTCGACGCGGTGCGCCGGCTGCGCTCCGGCCAGGTGGCCTGA
- a CDS encoding patatin-like phospholipase family protein, with protein MSTSDDARGTAPGPAAGDDPSDPSEQSDPSDPAEHSLEGSLEPGPEGTHRVADPTSADFEEWTPPADGVERALVLAGGGATGIAWEAGIVLGLRDGGVDVRTADTMVGTSAGSIVAAHLRLGTDEDTAFDRIREGAPLTSYGRLGPADAGRYVRSTLSPDRRGGRAVVARAALEAATPTEEEWLGTVGLGLVGKAWPEGRLLVTAVDAETGTSVVFDGRGGVPLERAVAASCAVPGVFPAVEVGGRRYVDGGLRSIANVDLARGHRRILVLSPYPVGPHLRDLPRMQLRPLKAESRTALIVPDARDLWAMGANPLDMTRGAETFEAARVHGARIAPRIAEVWDH; from the coding sequence GTGAGCACCTCCGACGACGCGCGCGGCACCGCGCCGGGCCCCGCCGCGGGCGACGACCCGAGCGACCCGAGCGAGCAGTCCGACCCGAGCGACCCGGCCGAGCACTCCCTCGAGGGCTCCCTCGAGCCGGGACCCGAGGGCACCCACCGCGTCGCCGACCCCACGAGCGCGGACTTCGAGGAGTGGACCCCACCGGCCGACGGCGTCGAGCGGGCCCTCGTGCTCGCGGGCGGGGGAGCGACCGGCATCGCCTGGGAGGCCGGCATCGTCCTCGGCCTGCGGGACGGCGGGGTCGACGTCCGCACCGCCGACACGATGGTCGGCACCTCCGCCGGGTCCATCGTCGCCGCCCACCTGCGCCTCGGCACCGACGAGGACACCGCCTTCGACCGGATCCGCGAGGGCGCGCCGCTCACGAGCTACGGGCGGCTCGGGCCGGCCGACGCCGGGCGCTACGTGCGCTCCACCCTCAGCCCCGACCGCCGCGGCGGGCGGGCCGTCGTCGCCCGCGCCGCGCTGGAGGCCGCCACCCCGACCGAGGAGGAGTGGCTCGGCACCGTCGGTCTCGGCCTCGTCGGCAAGGCGTGGCCGGAGGGTCGCCTCCTCGTGACCGCCGTCGACGCCGAGACCGGCACCTCGGTCGTCTTCGACGGGCGCGGCGGCGTGCCGCTCGAGCGCGCCGTCGCCGCCAGCTGCGCCGTCCCCGGGGTCTTCCCGGCCGTCGAGGTCGGGGGCCGCCGCTACGTCGACGGCGGGCTGCGGAGCATCGCCAACGTCGACCTCGCCCGCGGGCACCGCCGCATCCTCGTCCTCTCGCCGTACCCGGTCGGCCCGCACCTGCGCGACCTGCCGCGGATGCAGCTGCGCCCGCTCAAGGCCGAGAGCCGCACCGCGCTGATCGTGCCCGACGCACGCGACCTCTGGGCCATGGGCGCCAACCCGCTCGACATGACCCGGGGCGCCGAGACCTTCGAGGCCGCGCGCGTCCACGGCGCACGGATCGCCCCGCGCATCGCCGAGGTCTGGGACCACTGA
- the rocD gene encoding ornithine--oxo-acid transaminase, which produces MTSDRTPLDSGAHTALTERYAAHNYHPLPVVLAHGEGAWVTDVEGRRYLDCLAGYSALNFGHGHPRLRARAHAQLDRLTLTSRAFLNDQLGPFAQALAGLTGHETILPMNTGAEAVETALKVARKWGYRVKGVPEDTASIVVMEGNFHGRTTTIVSFSDDKVARDEYGPYTPGFRTVRYGDVEALRAAVDDTTVAVLLEPVQGEGGVVIPPEGYLRAVREVCDTAGALMVADEVQSGLARTGRTFACDHEDVRPDVYVLGKALGGGLYPVSAITADHAVLDVITPGSHGSTFGGNPLAAAIGHEVCTMLAEGEFQSRAARLGVLLEDGLRPFVGQGLDALRVRGLWAGLDVSPGGPSGRELCERLMARGVLAKDTHGSTIRLAPPLVVTEDEVRLLVDAVGACLR; this is translated from the coding sequence ATGACGTCAGACCGCACCCCACTCGACTCCGGCGCGCACACCGCCCTCACCGAGCGGTACGCCGCGCACAACTACCACCCGCTGCCGGTCGTGCTGGCGCACGGCGAAGGGGCCTGGGTCACCGACGTGGAGGGGCGGCGCTACCTCGACTGCCTCGCCGGCTACTCGGCGCTCAACTTCGGCCACGGCCACCCTCGGCTGCGGGCCCGCGCGCACGCCCAGCTCGACCGGCTCACCCTGACCAGCCGCGCCTTCCTCAACGACCAGCTCGGCCCCTTCGCCCAGGCCCTCGCCGGACTGACCGGGCACGAGACGATCCTGCCGATGAACACCGGCGCCGAGGCCGTCGAGACCGCCCTCAAGGTCGCCCGCAAGTGGGGCTACCGGGTCAAGGGCGTGCCGGAGGACACCGCGAGCATCGTCGTCATGGAGGGCAACTTCCACGGGCGCACGACGACCATCGTCAGCTTCTCGGACGACAAGGTCGCCCGCGACGAGTACGGCCCCTACACACCGGGTTTCCGCACCGTTCGCTACGGCGACGTCGAGGCCCTGCGCGCCGCGGTCGACGACACGACGGTCGCCGTGCTGCTCGAGCCGGTCCAGGGCGAGGGCGGCGTCGTCATCCCGCCGGAGGGGTACCTGCGTGCGGTCCGCGAGGTCTGCGACACCGCCGGCGCGCTCATGGTCGCCGACGAGGTCCAGTCCGGGCTCGCGCGCACCGGCCGCACCTTCGCCTGCGACCACGAGGACGTGCGCCCCGACGTCTACGTCCTCGGCAAGGCCCTCGGCGGCGGCCTCTACCCGGTCTCCGCGATCACCGCCGACCACGCGGTGCTCGACGTCATCACGCCGGGGTCGCACGGCTCGACGTTCGGTGGCAACCCGCTGGCCGCCGCGATCGGCCACGAGGTGTGCACCATGCTCGCCGAGGGCGAGTTCCAGTCGCGCGCAGCCCGGCTCGGGGTGCTGCTCGAGGACGGGCTGCGGCCCTTCGTGGGCCAGGGCCTGGACGCCCTGCGCGTGCGCGGCCTGTGGGCCGGCCTCGACGTCTCGCCCGGCGGCCCGTCGGGACGCGAGCTGTGCGAGCGGCTGATGGCCCGCGGCGTCCTCGCGAAGGACACGCACGGCTCGACCATCCGGCTGGCCCCGCCGCTCGTCGTCACCGAGGACGAGGTGCGGCTGCTCGTCGACGCGGTCGGTGCCTGCCTGCGCTGA
- a CDS encoding alpha/beta hydrolase, whose protein sequence is MATAQLGDVEIAYEVDGPDDGVPMLLVMGLGTQLVGWPQDLVDGLVARGFRVIRHDNRDIGLSSFTPGPPPARSAVVRSFLRPGSGNADYLLADMADDAAALLDHLGVGAAHVVGASMGGMIAQQLTIDHPERVLSLTSIMSNTGSRRHGRVHPRLLPTMAMSFTQPRPTDEEEAVRLGVEGWRIIAGPLFDEEEMTAQVRAAVRRSVSPIGTVRQLLAILDSPDRTERLREVRVPTLVVHGLADRLVQPSGGIATAQAVPGSRLLMFPDMGHDLPRSRRAEIVDAITQNAARTAEVPAGS, encoded by the coding sequence ATGGCAACGGCGCAGCTCGGTGACGTGGAGATCGCCTACGAGGTCGACGGGCCCGACGACGGGGTGCCGATGCTCCTCGTCATGGGGCTCGGGACGCAGCTCGTCGGCTGGCCGCAGGACCTCGTCGACGGTCTCGTCGCGCGCGGCTTCCGGGTCATCCGGCACGACAACCGCGACATCGGCCTCTCGAGCTTCACCCCCGGCCCGCCGCCGGCGCGCTCGGCCGTCGTCCGCAGCTTCCTGCGCCCGGGCTCCGGCAACGCCGACTACCTGCTCGCCGACATGGCCGACGACGCCGCGGCCCTGCTCGACCACCTCGGCGTCGGGGCGGCGCACGTCGTCGGGGCCTCGATGGGCGGGATGATCGCGCAGCAGCTGACGATCGACCACCCCGAGCGCGTGCTCAGCCTCACCTCGATCATGTCCAACACCGGCAGCCGCCGGCACGGGCGCGTCCACCCGCGGCTGCTGCCGACGATGGCGATGTCCTTCACGCAGCCGCGCCCGACGGACGAGGAGGAGGCGGTGCGCCTCGGCGTCGAGGGCTGGCGGATCATCGCCGGGCCCCTCTTCGACGAGGAGGAGATGACCGCGCAGGTGCGGGCGGCGGTGCGGCGCAGCGTCAGCCCGATCGGCACGGTGCGCCAGCTGCTGGCCATCCTCGACAGCCCCGACCGCACCGAGCGGCTGCGCGAGGTGCGGGTCCCGACCCTCGTCGTGCACGGGCTCGCCGACCGCCTCGTCCAGCCGAGCGGTGGCATCGCGACGGCCCAGGCGGTGCCGGGCTCGCGGCTGCTCATGTTCCCCGACATGGGTCACGACCTGCCGCGCTCGCGCCGGGCCGAGATCGTCGACGCCATCACGCAGAACGCGGCCCGCACGGCCGAGGTGCCGGCGGGGTCCTGA
- a CDS encoding nitroreductase family deazaflavin-dependent oxidoreductase: MSDDYIPSPSDWVREQVSTIDETGDTRSVSVQDRPVVMLTMRGRRTGALRKVPLMRVEHDGTYAAVASKGGAPEHPVWYGNLLADPTLTLQDGTESWEAVAREIDGAEREEWWERCVAAFPPYAEYQTKTDRLIPVLLLERKDA, from the coding sequence ATGAGCGACGACTACATCCCCTCCCCCTCCGACTGGGTCCGCGAGCAGGTCTCGACGATCGACGAGACCGGCGACACCCGCTCGGTCAGCGTCCAGGACCGCCCGGTCGTCATGCTGACGATGCGTGGCCGCAGGACCGGCGCCCTGCGCAAGGTCCCGCTGATGCGCGTCGAGCACGACGGCACCTACGCCGCGGTCGCGAGCAAGGGCGGCGCCCCCGAGCACCCCGTCTGGTACGGCAACCTCCTCGCCGACCCGACCCTCACGCTCCAGGACGGCACCGAGTCCTGGGAGGCCGTGGCCCGCGAGATCGACGGCGCCGAGCGCGAGGAGTGGTGGGAGCGCTGCGTCGCGGCCTTCCCGCCCTACGCGGAGTACCAGACCAAGACCGACCGGCTCATCCCCGTGCTCCTCCTGGAGCGCAAGGACGCCTGA
- the mgrA gene encoding L-glyceraldehyde 3-phosphate reductase: protein MTFHADEYKAAAGRYRAGMPYRRTGRSGLDLPAISLGLWHNFGDDVPLERQQATLRRAFDRGVTHFDLANNYGPPYGSAERNFGTLFARDFRPYRDELVISSKAGYDMWPGPYGQGGGSRKYVTASADQSLQRTGLDYFDIFYSHRFDETTPLEETCGALDSLVRSGKALYVGISSYSAQRTREAVEILRAMGTPLLIHQPSYSMLNRWVEEEGLLDALGETGVGCIAFSPLAQGMLTNKYLKGIPAGSRAAQGKSLDPALLSDVALKHIRALDRMAKARGQSLAQMALAWALRDPRVTSVLIGASSVEQLDDSLDAVKKLRFTKDELAKIDKHAQDTGINLWKTSSDK, encoded by the coding sequence ATGACCTTCCACGCCGACGAGTACAAGGCCGCCGCGGGCCGCTACCGCGCCGGGATGCCCTACCGCCGCACCGGCCGCTCCGGGCTCGACCTCCCCGCCATCAGCCTCGGGCTGTGGCACAACTTCGGGGACGACGTGCCGCTGGAGCGCCAGCAGGCGACCCTGCGCCGCGCGTTCGACCGCGGTGTCACGCACTTCGACCTCGCGAACAACTACGGCCCGCCCTACGGCAGCGCCGAGCGCAACTTCGGGACCCTCTTCGCGCGCGACTTCCGCCCCTACCGCGACGAGCTCGTCATCAGCTCCAAGGCGGGCTACGACATGTGGCCCGGTCCCTACGGGCAGGGCGGCGGCTCGCGGAAGTACGTCACCGCCTCGGCCGACCAGTCGCTGCAGCGCACCGGCCTCGACTACTTCGACATCTTCTACAGCCACCGCTTCGACGAGACGACCCCGCTCGAGGAGACCTGCGGGGCGCTGGACTCCCTCGTGCGCTCCGGCAAGGCCCTGTACGTCGGCATCTCGTCGTACTCCGCGCAGCGCACCCGCGAGGCCGTCGAGATCCTGCGCGCGATGGGCACGCCGCTGCTCATCCACCAGCCGTCCTACTCGATGCTCAACCGCTGGGTCGAGGAGGAGGGCCTGCTCGACGCCCTCGGCGAGACCGGCGTCGGCTGCATCGCGTTCTCCCCGCTCGCGCAGGGGATGCTGACGAACAAGTACCTCAAGGGCATCCCCGCGGGCTCGCGTGCGGCGCAGGGCAAGTCCCTCGACCCGGCGCTGCTCTCGGACGTCGCGCTCAAGCACATCCGGGCGCTGGACCGGATGGCGAAGGCGCGTGGCCAGTCCCTCGCGCAGATGGCCCTCGCGTGGGCGCTGCGCGACCCCCGCGTCACCTCGGTGCTCATCGGCGCGAGCTCGGTCGAGCAGCTGGACGACAGCCTCGACGCCGTCAAGAAGCTGCGCTTCACGAAGGACGAGCTTGCGAAGATCGACAAGCACGCGCAGGACACGGGCATCAACCTGTGGAAGACCTCGAGCGACAAGTGA